In the Pseudomonas sp. DTU_2021_1001937_2_SI_NGA_ILE_001 genome, one interval contains:
- a CDS encoding acyltransferase yields MRRVLTGCFVTLLLLLNTLTLIGPLLVFALLKLVFQGEMRDHCSKAVMWIAETWAEIDKRIFALCIPTRWDIRGDAGLRRDTSYLVISNHQSWVDIPALIQVFNRRTPFFKFFLKKELIWVPFLGLAWWALDYPFMKRYSKAFLARNPELKGKDLEITKAACELFKRQPVTIVNYLEGTRFTPAKHRAQASPYEHLLKPKAGGVAFVLAAMGEQLDAILDVTVVYPEGKTPGFWDLLCGTVPRVIVDIRTRELDPALWQGDYENDPAFRSQVQEWVNQLWLDKNTRIAQLRQEFQNL; encoded by the coding sequence ATGCGCCGCGTGCTCACCGGCTGTTTCGTCACCCTTCTGCTGTTGCTCAACACCCTGACGCTGATCGGCCCGCTGCTGGTCTTCGCCCTGCTCAAGCTGGTGTTTCAGGGCGAGATGCGCGACCACTGCTCCAAGGCGGTGATGTGGATCGCGGAAACCTGGGCCGAGATCGACAAGCGCATCTTCGCCCTGTGCATTCCCACCCGCTGGGACATCCGTGGCGACGCCGGCCTGCGCCGCGACACCTCCTATCTGGTGATCAGCAACCACCAGTCGTGGGTCGATATCCCGGCGCTGATCCAGGTCTTCAACCGCCGCACGCCGTTCTTCAAATTCTTCCTCAAGAAAGAGCTGATCTGGGTGCCTTTCCTGGGCCTGGCCTGGTGGGCGCTGGATTATCCGTTCATGAAGCGCTACAGCAAGGCCTTCCTGGCCAGGAACCCGGAACTCAAAGGCAAGGACCTGGAAATCACCAAGGCCGCCTGCGAGCTGTTCAAGCGCCAGCCGGTGACCATCGTCAACTACCTGGAAGGCACGCGCTTCACCCCGGCCAAGCACCGCGCACAGGCATCACCCTACGAGCACCTGCTCAAGCCCAAGGCTGGCGGAGTGGCCTTCGTACTGGCGGCGATGGGAGAACAGCTCGATGCCATTCTCGACGTGACGGTGGTGTATCCAGAAGGCAAGACCCCAGGTTTCTGGGACTTGCTGTGCGGTACGGTGCCGAGGGTGATCGTCGACATTCGCACCCGCGAACTCGACCCGGCGCTGTGGCAGGGTGACTACGAGAACGACCCGGCCTTCCGCAGCCAGGTGCAGGAGTGGGTGAACCAGCTGTGGCTGGACAAGAACACGCGCATCGCGCAGCTCAGGCAGGAATTCCAGAATCTGTAG
- the creB gene encoding two-component system response regulator CreB, producing the protein MPHILIVEDEVAIADTLVYALQGEGFTTTWLSLGQAAVEHQRATPADLVILDVGLPDISGFEACKQLRRFTEVPVMFLSARNGEIDRVVGLEIGADDYVVKPFSPREVAARVKAILKRLLPRELPVVVNTPGVFEIDLPRYLIRYRGQPLTLTRHEFRLLQCLLDNPQRVLSREQLLDALGVPCDAGYERNIDSHIKSVRAKLRAVAAEAEPIQTHRGLGYSFSPDHA; encoded by the coding sequence ATGCCGCACATTCTGATCGTCGAAGACGAAGTCGCGATTGCCGATACCCTGGTCTACGCCCTGCAGGGCGAAGGCTTCACCACCACCTGGCTGAGCCTCGGCCAGGCGGCGGTGGAGCACCAGCGGGCCACGCCGGCAGACCTGGTGATTCTCGACGTGGGGCTGCCGGATATCAGCGGTTTCGAGGCCTGCAAGCAGTTGCGACGCTTCACCGAGGTGCCGGTGATGTTCCTCAGCGCCCGCAACGGCGAAATCGACCGGGTGGTAGGCCTGGAAATCGGTGCCGATGACTACGTGGTCAAGCCCTTCAGCCCCCGCGAGGTGGCGGCGCGGGTCAAGGCCATTCTCAAGCGCCTGTTGCCCCGCGAGCTGCCTGTTGTCGTCAATACGCCCGGGGTGTTCGAGATCGACCTGCCGCGTTACCTGATCCGCTACCGGGGCCAGCCGCTGACCTTGACCCGTCATGAATTCCGTCTGCTGCAATGCCTGCTGGATAACCCGCAGCGGGTCTTGAGCCGCGAACAATTGCTCGACGCCCTGGGCGTGCCCTGCGACGCCGGGTACGAACGCAATATCGACAGCCATATCAAGAGCGTGCGCGCCAAGTTGCGCGCCGTGGCCGCCGAGGCCGAGCCGATCCAGACCCATCGCGGCCTGGGTTACAGTTTCAGCCCGGACCACGCCTGA
- the fdhA gene encoding formaldehyde dehydrogenase, glutathione-independent: MSGNRGVVYLGAGKVEVQKIDYPKMQDPRGRKIEHGVILRVVSTNICGSDQHMVRGRTTAQVGLVLGHEITGEVIEKGSDVENLQIGDLVSVPFNVACGRCRSCKEMHTGVCLTVNPARAGGAYGYVDMGDWTGGQAEYVLVPYADFNLLKLPNRDKAMEKIRDLTCLSDILPTGYHGAVTAGVGPGSTVYVAGAGPVGLAAAASARLLGAAVVIVGDLNPARLAHAKAQGFEIADLSKDTPLHEQIADLLGEPEVDCAVDAVGFEARGHGHEGAKHEAPATVLNSLMQVTRVAGKIGIPGLYVTEDPGAVDAAAKVGALSIRFGLGWAKSHSFHTGQTPVMKYNRALMQAIMWDRINIAEVVGVQVISLDDAPRGYGEFDAGVPKKFVIDPHKMFSAA, from the coding sequence ATGTCTGGAAACCGCGGTGTGGTGTATCTCGGCGCTGGCAAGGTCGAAGTACAGAAAATCGATTACCCGAAAATGCAGGACCCGCGCGGTCGCAAGATCGAACACGGGGTGATTCTGCGGGTGGTGTCCACCAACATCTGTGGCTCTGACCAGCACATGGTGCGCGGTCGCACCACGGCGCAGGTCGGCCTGGTGCTGGGCCACGAGATCACCGGTGAGGTGATCGAGAAAGGCTCGGACGTCGAGAACCTGCAGATCGGCGACCTGGTGTCGGTGCCCTTCAACGTGGCCTGTGGCCGCTGCCGCTCCTGCAAGGAAATGCACACCGGCGTGTGCCTGACCGTCAACCCGGCGCGTGCCGGCGGTGCCTACGGCTACGTCGACATGGGCGACTGGACCGGTGGCCAGGCCGAGTACGTGCTCGTCCCTTACGCCGACTTCAACCTGCTGAAACTGCCTAACCGCGACAAGGCCATGGAGAAGATCCGTGACCTGACCTGCCTGTCCGACATCCTGCCGACCGGCTATCACGGTGCTGTCACTGCCGGTGTAGGCCCGGGCAGTACTGTCTACGTGGCCGGTGCCGGCCCTGTCGGTCTGGCGGCCGCTGCCTCGGCCCGCCTGCTGGGCGCTGCGGTGGTGATCGTCGGCGACCTGAACCCGGCGCGCCTGGCGCACGCCAAGGCCCAGGGCTTCGAAATCGCCGACCTGTCCAAGGACACGCCGCTGCACGAGCAGATCGCTGACCTGCTGGGCGAGCCGGAAGTGGACTGCGCGGTCGACGCCGTGGGCTTCGAAGCCCGTGGCCATGGCCATGAAGGCGCCAAGCACGAGGCTCCCGCCACCGTGTTGAACTCGCTGATGCAGGTTACCCGCGTAGCCGGCAAGATCGGTATTCCGGGCCTGTACGTGACCGAAGACCCGGGCGCGGTGGATGCCGCTGCCAAGGTCGGTGCCCTGAGCATTCGTTTCGGCCTGGGCTGGGCCAAGTCGCACAGCTTCCACACCGGCCAGACCCCGGTGATGAAGTACAACCGTGCGCTGATGCAGGCCATCATGTGGGACCGCATCAACATTGCCGAAGTAGTGGGCGTGCAGGTCATCAGCCTGGACGACGCGCCGCGTGGCTACGGCGAGTTCGATGCCGGCGTGCCGAAGAAATTCGTCATCGACCCGCACAAGATGTTCAGCGCCGCCTGA
- the creC gene encoding two-component system sensor histidine kinase CreC, whose protein sequence is MSLSIRIFLVYAAFIALTGYFVLSTVMKEVRPGVRQSTEETLVDTANLLAEIFRRDVRDGTLGQSRFNEVLRDYGLRKPGATIWELPKDQVNNRIYVTDARGIVLLDSSGEAVGQDYSRWNDVYLTLRGQYGARSTRSDPDDPNSSVMHVGAPIRDQGRIIGVVTVAKPNSSLQPYIERAERRLLWYGGGLMVLGLLLGAVFSWWLSSALRRLTRYAQAVSEGRRAELPHYRGGELQQLSGAVEHMRVQLEGKAYVERYVHTLTHELKSPLAAIRGAAELLQDEMPPEQRQRFAGNIEDESRRMQQLIERLLNLAMVEQRQALEERVSLPLAELLDDLLGARQLAVERLGLRVERQVAAGLALQGERFLLSQALANLLDNALDFTPAGGVLCIEAVSYAGQVRVSLFNSAAPIPDYALPRLCERFYSLPRPHTGRKSTGLGLNFVAEVVQLHGGALHIDNVEGGVQVVLDLP, encoded by the coding sequence ATGTCGCTGAGCATCCGCATCTTTCTGGTCTATGCGGCCTTCATTGCCCTGACCGGTTACTTCGTGCTCAGCACGGTGATGAAGGAAGTACGCCCCGGCGTACGCCAGTCCACCGAGGAAACCCTGGTGGACACCGCCAACCTGCTGGCCGAGATCTTCCGTCGCGATGTGCGCGACGGCACGCTGGGGCAGAGCCGCTTTAACGAGGTGCTGAGGGACTACGGCCTGCGCAAGCCGGGGGCGACCATCTGGGAGCTGCCCAAGGACCAGGTCAACAACCGCATTTACGTGACCGATGCCCGTGGCATCGTGCTGCTGGACTCCAGTGGCGAGGCCGTGGGCCAGGATTACTCGCGCTGGAACGACGTGTACCTGACCTTGCGCGGCCAGTACGGCGCCCGTTCGACACGCAGCGACCCCGACGATCCCAATTCTTCGGTGATGCATGTGGGCGCACCGATCCGCGACCAGGGGCGCATCATCGGCGTGGTGACGGTGGCCAAGCCCAACAGCTCGCTACAGCCCTACATCGAACGCGCCGAACGGCGCCTGCTGTGGTACGGCGGCGGCCTGATGGTCCTGGGGCTGTTGCTGGGCGCGGTATTCTCCTGGTGGCTCAGTTCGGCACTGCGCCGTCTGACCCGCTATGCCCAGGCCGTCAGCGAAGGGCGCCGTGCCGAGTTACCGCATTACCGTGGCGGTGAGCTGCAGCAGTTGTCTGGCGCGGTGGAACACATGCGCGTGCAGCTCGAAGGCAAGGCCTATGTGGAGCGCTACGTGCACACCCTGACCCATGAGCTGAAAAGTCCCCTGGCGGCCATTCGCGGCGCCGCCGAGCTGCTGCAGGACGAGATGCCGCCCGAGCAGCGCCAGCGTTTCGCCGGCAATATCGAAGATGAAAGTCGGCGCATGCAGCAATTGATCGAACGACTGCTGAACCTGGCGATGGTCGAGCAGCGCCAGGCGTTGGAAGAGCGGGTCAGCCTGCCGCTGGCCGAGCTGCTCGACGACCTGCTCGGCGCGCGGCAGCTGGCGGTCGAGCGCCTGGGCCTGCGGGTCGAGCGCCAGGTGGCCGCAGGCCTGGCTTTGCAGGGCGAGCGCTTTCTGCTCAGCCAGGCACTGGCCAACCTGCTGGACAACGCCCTGGACTTCACACCGGCCGGTGGCGTGCTGTGCATCGAGGCCGTGTCGTACGCTGGGCAGGTGCGCGTGAGCCTGTTCAACAGCGCCGCGCCGATTCCTGACTACGCACTGCCGCGCCTGTGCGAACGCTTCTATTCCCTGCCGCGCCCGCACACCGGGCGCAAGAGCACGGGCCTGGGCCTGAACTTCGTTGCCGAGGTGGTGCAGTTGCATGGCGGCGCGCTGCACATCGACAACGTCGAGGGTGGTGTACAGGTGGTCCTCGACCTGCCCTGA
- the purU gene encoding formyltetrahydrofolate deformylase has translation MSRAPDTWILTADCPSVLGTVDAVTRYLFEQGCYVTEHHSFDDRLSGRFFIRVEFRQPDGFDEAAFRAGLAERGAAFGMLFELTAPHYRPKVVIMVSKADHCLNDLLYRQRINQLSMDVVAVVSNHPDLEPLASWHSIPYHHFPLDPNDKPAQEAKVWQVIEDTGAELVILARYMQVLSPELCRKLDGKAINIHHSLLPGFKGAKPYHQAYNKGVKLVGATAHYINNDLDEGPIIAQGVEVVDHSHYPEDLIAKGRDIECLTLARAVGYHIERRVFLNANRTVVL, from the coding sequence ATGAGCCGTGCCCCCGATACCTGGATCCTCACCGCCGATTGCCCCAGTGTTCTGGGCACGGTGGATGCGGTGACCCGCTACCTGTTCGAGCAGGGCTGTTATGTCACCGAGCATCACTCCTTCGACGACCGGTTGTCCGGGCGTTTCTTCATCCGTGTGGAGTTCCGCCAGCCTGACGGCTTCGACGAGGCCGCCTTCCGCGCGGGCCTGGCCGAGCGTGGCGCTGCGTTCGGCATGCTGTTCGAGCTGACCGCCCCCCACTACCGGCCCAAGGTGGTGATCATGGTCTCGAAGGCCGACCACTGCCTGAACGACCTGCTGTACCGCCAGCGCATCAACCAGCTGTCCATGGACGTGGTCGCGGTGGTCTCCAACCATCCGGACCTGGAACCGCTGGCCAGCTGGCATTCGATTCCTTACCACCACTTCCCGCTGGACCCCAACGACAAGCCGGCCCAGGAAGCCAAGGTCTGGCAGGTGATCGAAGACACCGGCGCCGAGCTGGTGATTCTCGCCCGCTACATGCAGGTGCTGTCGCCAGAGCTGTGCCGCAAGCTCGACGGCAAGGCGATCAACATCCACCACTCGCTGCTGCCCGGTTTCAAGGGTGCCAAGCCCTACCACCAGGCCTACAACAAGGGCGTCAAGCTGGTGGGCGCCACCGCACACTACATCAACAACGACCTGGACGAAGGCCCGATCATCGCCCAGGGCGTCGAAGTGGTGGACCATTCGCACTACCCCGAGGACCTCATCGCCAAGGGGCGTGACATCGAATGCCTGACCCTGGCCCGCGCGGTGGGCTATCACATCGAGCGGCGGGTATTTCTGAACGCCAATCGCACCGTGGTGCTCTGA
- a CDS encoding glutathione S-transferase family protein: protein MSAPAMTLYTNPASPFARKVLILLRETGQLDKVDLKPTTLTPVSPSAELNLDNPAGKIPALLLLDGNVIHDSRVILDYLDHQHDDTPLIPRDGPARWRRLTLASLADALLDAALLIRYETALRPAELHWAPWLDSQQRKIERTLTYFEQEAITELSANFDIAAISVAAALGYLDFRQPDLNWRNSYPRLANWYFEVSKRPSMQATQPSA, encoded by the coding sequence ATGTCTGCACCGGCCATGACCCTATACACCAATCCGGCTTCCCCCTTTGCTCGCAAGGTGCTCATCCTGCTGCGCGAAACCGGGCAGCTCGACAAGGTCGATCTCAAACCCACCACGCTGACTCCGGTCAGCCCTTCGGCGGAGCTGAACCTCGACAACCCGGCCGGCAAGATCCCCGCGCTGCTGCTGCTCGACGGCAACGTCATCCACGACAGCCGGGTAATTCTCGATTACCTCGATCACCAGCACGACGACACGCCGCTGATCCCCCGCGACGGCCCGGCCCGCTGGCGGCGCCTGACCCTGGCCTCGCTGGCCGATGCGCTGCTCGATGCCGCCCTGCTGATCCGCTACGAAACCGCCCTGCGCCCCGCCGAGCTGCACTGGGCGCCCTGGCTCGACAGCCAGCAACGCAAGATCGAGCGCACCCTCACCTATTTCGAGCAGGAAGCGATCACCGAGCTGTCGGCCAACTTCGACATCGCTGCCATCAGCGTCGCGGCGGCACTGGGCTACCTGGACTTCCGCCAGCCCGACCTGAACTGGCGCAACAGCTACCCACGCCTGGCCAACTGGTACTTCGAAGTCAGCAAACGCCCTTCGATGCAGGCCACCCAGCCCTCGGCCTGA
- a CDS encoding DUF294 nucleotidyltransferase-like domain-containing protein, with protein sequence MSKADAFTEAGKTAVLQNIHGTMQFLQRFPPFNQMESAHLAYLVEQCQLRFYAAGDSIIKPADGPVEHFHIVKQGRVVGERPHSARRGTETTFEITTGECFPLAALLGERATRTEHLAAEDTFCLQLNKQAFIKLFSLSTCFRDFALRGVSSLLEQVNQQVQQRAAETLGTQYSLNTRLGELAMRHPVMCRPGTPMREAVKLMHEQQVGSIVIVDERQAPLGIFTLRDLREAVADASADFSQGIEQFMSPSPFYLSPDASAFDAAIAMTGRHIAHVCLVRDGRLCGVVSERDLFSLQRVDLVHLARTIRNAPRIETLVHLRGDIVQLVDRMLAHGASSTQITQIITLLNDHTVCRVIELTLEDLGDPGIPFSWLCFGSEGRREQTLHTDQDNGILFEATDATQAEEFRTRLLPLAERINQALAQCGFSLCKGNIMAGNPELCLSRSEWARRFSAFIREATPENLLASSIYFDLRVVWGEESGGAYLRRLILDQVADNRLFQRMLAENALRQRPPVGRFKDFVLARKGSDKDTLDLKTEGLTPFVDGARLLALANGVDAINTLERLRQLVEREVIDPLDGAAYEEAYHFIQQTRMQQHQLQSRQNLPYSNRIDPDTLNHLDRRILRESFRQAQRLQTSLSLRYQL encoded by the coding sequence ATGAGTAAAGCAGATGCCTTCACCGAGGCAGGAAAAACCGCTGTCCTGCAAAACATCCACGGCACCATGCAGTTCCTGCAACGTTTTCCTCCGTTCAACCAGATGGAAAGCGCGCACCTGGCGTATCTGGTCGAGCAATGCCAGCTGCGCTTCTATGCGGCTGGCGACAGCATCATCAAGCCCGCCGACGGCCCTGTGGAACACTTCCACATCGTCAAGCAGGGTCGCGTGGTGGGCGAGCGTCCGCATTCGGCACGCCGCGGCACCGAAACCACCTTCGAAATCACCACCGGCGAATGCTTTCCGCTGGCGGCACTGCTGGGCGAACGGGCCACACGCACCGAACACCTGGCGGCCGAAGACACCTTCTGCCTGCAACTGAACAAGCAGGCCTTCATCAAACTGTTTTCCCTTTCCACCTGCTTTCGCGACTTCGCCCTGCGCGGGGTCAGCAGCCTGCTGGAGCAGGTCAACCAGCAGGTGCAGCAGCGCGCGGCAGAGACTCTGGGCACCCAGTACTCGCTGAACACCCGGCTCGGCGAACTGGCCATGCGCCACCCGGTCATGTGTCGCCCCGGCACACCCATGCGCGAAGCGGTCAAGCTGATGCACGAGCAACAGGTCGGCAGCATCGTGATCGTCGACGAGCGTCAGGCGCCGCTGGGCATCTTCACTCTGCGCGACCTGCGCGAAGCGGTGGCTGATGCCAGCGCCGATTTCAGCCAGGGCATCGAACAGTTCATGAGCCCGTCGCCGTTCTACCTGAGCCCGGACGCCAGCGCCTTCGACGCCGCCATTGCCATGACCGGCCGGCATATCGCCCATGTCTGCCTGGTACGCGACGGGCGCCTGTGCGGGGTGGTCTCCGAGCGCGACCTGTTTTCCCTGCAACGCGTCGACCTGGTGCACCTGGCGCGCACCATTCGCAACGCACCGCGTATCGAAACCCTGGTGCACCTGCGCGGCGACATCGTGCAACTGGTTGACCGCATGCTCGCGCACGGCGCGTCGTCCACGCAGATCACCCAGATCATCACCCTGCTCAACGATCACACCGTCTGCCGGGTCATCGAACTGACCCTCGAAGACCTGGGCGACCCCGGCATTCCCTTCAGCTGGCTGTGTTTCGGCAGCGAGGGGCGGCGCGAGCAGACCCTGCATACCGACCAGGACAACGGCATTCTCTTCGAAGCGACAGACGCCACGCAGGCCGAAGAGTTCCGCACCCGCCTGCTACCGCTCGCCGAGCGCATCAACCAGGCCCTGGCGCAGTGCGGCTTCAGCCTGTGCAAGGGCAACATCATGGCCGGCAACCCAGAGCTGTGCCTGTCGCGCAGCGAGTGGGCGCGGCGCTTCTCGGCGTTCATTCGTGAAGCGACGCCCGAAAACCTGCTGGCTTCGAGCATCTATTTCGACCTGCGCGTGGTGTGGGGCGAAGAGAGCGGCGGCGCCTACCTGCGTCGCCTGATCCTCGACCAGGTCGCCGACAATCGCCTGTTCCAGCGCATGCTGGCCGAAAACGCGCTGCGTCAGCGGCCACCGGTGGGGCGCTTCAAGGACTTCGTGCTGGCCCGCAAGGGCAGCGACAAAGACACCCTGGACCTCAAGACCGAAGGCCTGACGCCGTTCGTCGACGGGGCGCGCCTGCTGGCCCTGGCCAACGGCGTCGACGCCATCAACACCCTGGAGCGCCTGCGCCAGCTGGTGGAGCGCGAAGTCATCGACCCGCTGGATGGCGCGGCCTACGAAGAGGCCTACCACTTCATCCAGCAGACCCGCATGCAGCAGCACCAGCTGCAGAGCCGGCAAAACCTGCCGTACTCCAACCGCATCGACCCGGACACCCTCAACCATCTGGACCGGCGAATCCTGCGCGAATCCTTTCGCCAGGCCCAGCGCCTGCAAACCAGCCTCAGCCTGCGCTATCAACTATGA
- a CDS encoding PolC-type DNA polymerase III gives MNLFQWLRPVVSKPTLDDTQKQRLAALPARAALDERPLREQRWVVLDLETSGLNMNRDQVLSIGAVVIEDGAIDLGQQFECTLQRSDHKVSPAVLIHGLAPSAIAAGSDPVEALLDFMEFLGDSPVLAFHAPFDQHMLGRALKESLDYRLQHSFLDVADLAPMLCEQANLRKAGLDDWTRHFGLYAEERHHASADALVTAELALILFSYARRQQLDSPARLEQQLNQWKRRTLSHSF, from the coding sequence ATGAACCTGTTCCAGTGGCTGCGCCCCGTCGTCAGCAAACCCACTCTCGATGACACCCAGAAGCAGCGCCTCGCCGCCCTGCCCGCCCGTGCCGCGCTGGATGAGCGCCCGCTGCGCGAGCAGCGCTGGGTGGTGCTCGACCTGGAAACCAGCGGCCTGAACATGAACCGCGACCAGGTGCTGTCCATCGGCGCGGTGGTCATCGAAGACGGCGCCATCGACCTGGGCCAGCAGTTCGAATGCACCCTGCAGCGCAGCGACCACAAGGTCAGCCCCGCCGTGCTGATCCACGGTCTGGCACCCAGCGCCATCGCCGCCGGCAGCGACCCGGTGGAGGCCCTGCTGGACTTCATGGAGTTCCTCGGCGACAGCCCGGTGCTGGCCTTCCACGCGCCGTTCGACCAGCACATGCTTGGCCGGGCCTTGAAGGAAAGCCTGGACTACCGCCTGCAACACAGCTTCCTGGACGTCGCCGACCTGGCGCCGATGCTGTGCGAGCAGGCCAACCTGCGCAAGGCCGGCCTTGACGACTGGACCCGTCATTTCGGCCTGTACGCCGAAGAGCGTCACCACGCCAGCGCCGACGCCCTGGTGACCGCCGAGCTGGCGCTGATCCTGTTCAGCTACGCGCGGCGCCAGCAGCTCGACAGCCCGGCACGTCTGGAGCAACAGTTGAACCAGTGGAAAAGGCGCACGCTGTCACATTCCTTCTGA
- a CDS encoding ATP-dependent zinc protease, whose translation MKKILALLSVLALPALAAEPTLYGRYEYIKVPEVGQTFKAKMDTGALTASLSAKDIELFQRDGEQWVRFRLAAEGASNQVFEHKLARISKIKARAEGDDEDEDKGEIDPAKRPVIELKLCLGKQQRTVEVNLVDRSHFNYPLLIGAKALREFDAAVNPARRYTADKPQCD comes from the coding sequence GTGAAGAAGATTCTGGCGCTGTTGTCTGTGCTGGCATTGCCGGCGCTGGCTGCCGAACCGACCCTGTACGGTCGCTACGAATACATCAAGGTCCCCGAAGTGGGCCAGACCTTCAAGGCCAAGATGGACACCGGCGCACTGACCGCCTCGCTGTCGGCCAAGGACATCGAGCTGTTCCAGCGCGATGGCGAGCAGTGGGTGCGCTTCCGCCTGGCGGCCGAAGGCGCGAGCAACCAAGTGTTCGAACACAAGCTGGCGCGCATCAGCAAGATCAAGGCACGCGCCGAAGGCGATGATGAAGACGAGGACAAGGGCGAGATCGATCCGGCCAAGCGCCCGGTCATCGAGCTGAAGCTGTGCCTGGGCAAGCAGCAGCGTACCGTGGAGGTCAACCTGGTGGACCGCAGCCACTTCAACTACCCGCTGCTGATCGGTGCCAAGGCCCTGCGCGAGTTCGACGCCGCAGTGAACCCGGCGCGCCGCTACACCGCCGACAAGCCGCAATGCGATTGA
- the creD gene encoding cell envelope integrity protein CreD, with translation MNRSLAMKLGMIALLIMLLLIPLLMIGGLIGERQLQRDGVLDDIARSSSYSQQITGPLVVVPYRKTVRVWKTHAQNNERYQETQTERGELVFLPERFELDGKVSTELRSRGIYEARLFHADSRISGYFQLPEKLGLEEGFDDYRFERPYLAVGLSDVRGIENALSLQLNDQTLAFEPGTRVARLGDGVSADLPMLDGHQAARLAFSFDLKLQGTGQLRVTPVGKSSEVSLTADWPHPSFTGNYLPAQREVSAQGFTARWQTSFFSTNLEEGLRTCLHTENCEGLYGRSFGVSFIDPVDQYLKSDRAIKYALLFIALTFAGFFLFEVLKSLAVHPVQYALVGAALALFYLMLLSLSEHLGFALAYLVSAAACVTLIGFYVSHVLRGARHGVGFAAGLAALYGLLYGLLSAEDYALLMGSLLLFGLLGVFMVLTRKLDWYAIAPGIKGRTGEQP, from the coding sequence ATGAATCGAAGCCTGGCCATGAAGTTGGGCATGATCGCCTTGTTGATCATGCTGTTGTTGATCCCGCTGCTGATGATCGGCGGCTTGATCGGTGAGCGGCAGTTACAGCGTGACGGGGTGCTGGATGACATCGCCCGCAGCTCCAGTTACAGCCAGCAGATCACCGGCCCGCTGGTGGTGGTGCCATACCGCAAGACGGTGCGGGTCTGGAAGACCCACGCGCAGAACAACGAGCGCTATCAGGAAACCCAGACCGAGCGGGGCGAGCTGGTGTTCCTGCCTGAGCGCTTCGAACTCGATGGCAAGGTCAGCACCGAGCTGCGCTCACGCGGCATCTATGAAGCGCGGCTGTTCCATGCCGACAGCCGTATCAGTGGGTACTTTCAGTTGCCGGAAAAGCTCGGCCTGGAGGAGGGCTTCGACGACTACCGTTTCGAGCGCCCGTACCTGGCGGTGGGGCTGAGCGACGTGCGCGGCATCGAGAATGCCCTGAGCCTGCAACTCAACGATCAGACCCTGGCATTCGAGCCCGGCACCCGGGTGGCCCGCCTGGGCGATGGCGTCAGCGCCGACCTGCCGATGCTCGACGGCCACCAGGCCGCCCGCCTGGCATTCAGCTTCGACCTCAAGCTGCAAGGCACCGGCCAGCTCAGGGTCACGCCGGTGGGCAAGTCCAGCGAGGTCAGCCTGACCGCCGACTGGCCGCACCCGAGCTTCACCGGCAATTACCTGCCTGCGCAGCGGGAGGTTTCGGCGCAAGGCTTCACGGCACGCTGGCAGACCTCGTTCTTCTCGACCAACCTCGAAGAAGGGCTGCGCACCTGCCTGCATACCGAGAACTGTGAAGGGCTGTACGGGCGCAGTTTCGGGGTCAGCTTCATCGACCCGGTGGACCAGTACCTCAAGAGTGACCGAGCGATCAAATACGCTTTGCTGTTCATCGCGCTGACCTTCGCCGGGTTCTTCCTGTTCGAAGTGCTCAAGAGCCTGGCAGTGCACCCGGTGCAATATGCCCTGGTGGGGGCGGCGCTGGCGCTGTTCTACCTGATGCTGCTGTCGCTGTCCGAACACCTGGGCTTCGCCCTGGCCTACCTGGTGTCTGCCGCTGCCTGCGTGACGCTGATCGGCTTCTATGTCAGCCATGTATTGCGTGGCGCGCGCCACGGCGTGGGCTTCGCCGCAGGGCTGGCGGCGCTGTACGGCTTGCTCTACGGGCTGCTGAGTGCCGAGGACTACGCGTTGCTGATGGGCTCGCTGCTGCTGTTCGGCCTGTTGGGCGTGTTCATGGTGCTGACCCGCAAGCTGGACTGGTACGCCATCGCACCGGGTATCAAGGGTCGTACCGGGGAGCAGCCATGA